The following proteins are encoded in a genomic region of Rubrobacter xylanophilus DSM 9941:
- a CDS encoding aldehyde dehydrogenase family protein translates to MAFRSINPHSPSDVVGEYEESAEKGVEEAVSHARKALAGWREQTAVARGAALASIAEEMEEKHEELSSLIVREVGKPIAEARGEVSRAISILRYYSQVVLAPDGETYPASSSSGDWLVARRHPVGVCALITPWNFPLAIPVWKAAPALAYGNTVVLKPAPQSSAVAHRLKEICERHLPEGVLELVLGDVETGEPLVRHPSVDAVSFTGSVRVGLGVARKVSGRGARVQCEMGGQNPSIVLADADLERAAKTISYAAMGYAGQKCTATSRIIVEEPVYEEFRERIVAVVEELMVVDPEKDDCLVGPLIAEESRTLALEAIEKGGGRVITGGHSLEEEGFYLAPTLIELEDRGSPLVREEVFAPVCVLLRAASAEEALSIANEVRHGLAAAVFTENLAAAIQMTGRLEAGMVRVNASTTGVDYHAPFGGSKGSGVGPTREQGLAAREFYTESRTLLISL, encoded by the coding sequence ATGGCCTTCAGAAGCATCAATCCGCACTCCCCGTCCGACGTTGTAGGGGAGTACGAGGAGTCTGCAGAGAAGGGCGTCGAGGAAGCAGTCAGCCACGCTCGCAAGGCGCTCGCCGGCTGGCGCGAGCAGACCGCTGTGGCGCGCGGTGCCGCGTTGGCTAGCATCGCCGAAGAGATGGAGGAAAAACACGAGGAGCTCTCTAGCCTCATCGTCCGGGAGGTGGGCAAGCCCATAGCCGAGGCCCGAGGCGAGGTCAGCCGGGCGATCTCCATCCTGCGCTACTACTCTCAGGTGGTCCTGGCCCCGGACGGCGAGACCTACCCGGCGAGCAGCTCCTCCGGAGACTGGCTAGTCGCCCGCAGACACCCGGTCGGGGTGTGCGCGCTTATCACCCCCTGGAACTTTCCGCTGGCCATTCCGGTGTGGAAGGCGGCCCCTGCCCTAGCTTACGGCAACACCGTGGTCCTGAAACCTGCCCCGCAGTCCAGCGCCGTGGCCCACAGGTTGAAGGAGATCTGCGAGAGGCACCTGCCGGAGGGTGTCCTCGAGCTCGTGCTCGGAGATGTAGAGACAGGAGAGCCGTTGGTGAGGCACCCCAGCGTGGATGCCGTCTCCTTCACCGGTTCGGTCAGAGTAGGGCTGGGTGTGGCTAGGAAGGTCTCTGGTAGGGGAGCCCGGGTGCAGTGCGAGATGGGGGGACAAAACCCCTCGATCGTCCTGGCCGACGCCGACCTGGAACGGGCGGCGAAGACAATATCTTACGCCGCGATGGGCTACGCCGGGCAGAAGTGCACCGCTACGAGCCGAATCATCGTCGAAGAGCCCGTCTATGAGGAATTTCGCGAGAGGATCGTCGCGGTGGTCGAAGAACTGATGGTGGTAGATCCAGAGAAAGACGACTGCTTGGTGGGCCCGCTGATCGCAGAGGAGTCCCGCACCTTGGCGCTGGAGGCTATTGAGAAAGGTGGAGGCAGGGTGATCACCGGGGGCCATTCCCTCGAAGAGGAAGGCTTCTATCTAGCGCCCACACTGATCGAGCTTGAGGACCGCGGAAGCCCGCTTGTGAGGGAGGAGGTCTTCGCCCCGGTATGCGTACTGCTCCGGGCTGCATCTGCAGAGGAGGCGTTGAGTATCGCCAACGAGGTGCGCCACGGGCTCGCTGCCGCCGTATTCACCGAGAACCTGGCTGCGGCCATCCAGATGACCGGCAGGCTCGAAGCGGGCATGGTGCGGGTTAACGCCTCGACTACAGGTGTTGACTACCATGCCCCCTTTGGTGGCTCGAAGGGTTCAGGGGTAGGACCCACACGGGAGCAAGGGCTCGCCGCCAGGGAATTCTACACCGAGAGCAGGACGCTTCTGATCTCGCTGTGA
- a CDS encoding dihydrodipicolinate synthase family protein, which yields MLRFPGIQVAIVTPFDDSGEVDYPCLAEHADWLIENGVHGLVSPGSVGEYASLTDEERKRVVEAVVEAARGRVPVTAGIMAPSTARTVGWAEHAKEVGAKAVMALPPINYNPTKREVFAYYKAISDVGLPIAAYNNPHDTATDLTPEFLAELSEIENFVAVKDFSGDVRRIARIRELCDLEIIVGVDDLALEGFLAGATGCIAGFANALPKETVEVYELARAGKLDQAWELYRRLLPLFRYDSTPLLVQAIKYTMELVGRPAGKTRPPRLPLDDEDRGAVERAFEHFAATRTAG from the coding sequence ATGCTGCGTTTTCCAGGTATCCAAGTTGCGATCGTCACCCCCTTTGATGATTCTGGAGAGGTGGATTATCCGTGCTTGGCGGAGCATGCTGACTGGCTCATAGAGAACGGTGTCCACGGGCTGGTCAGCCCGGGCTCTGTCGGCGAGTATGCCTCGCTCACCGATGAGGAGCGCAAGCGGGTCGTCGAGGCCGTGGTCGAGGCTGCGAGGGGGCGGGTGCCCGTAACGGCGGGCATCATGGCCCCCTCTACAGCCAGGACTGTTGGATGGGCGGAGCATGCCAAAGAGGTGGGGGCCAAGGCCGTAATGGCACTTCCGCCAATTAACTACAACCCCACAAAGCGTGAGGTGTTCGCCTACTACAAAGCTATCTCGGATGTCGGGCTTCCCATCGCTGCCTACAATAACCCCCACGACACCGCGACGGACCTCACACCGGAGTTCCTCGCTGAGCTCTCAGAGATAGAGAACTTTGTTGCCGTCAAAGACTTCTCCGGCGACGTACGTCGTATAGCCCGAATCAGGGAGCTGTGCGACCTCGAGATCATCGTCGGCGTGGACGACTTGGCGCTGGAGGGCTTCCTTGCTGGGGCTACCGGCTGCATCGCCGGCTTCGCCAACGCGCTGCCTAAAGAGACCGTCGAGGTCTACGAGTTGGCCCGGGCAGGTAAGCTGGATCAGGCATGGGAACTCTACCGACGGTTGCTCCCGCTCTTTCGCTACGACTCCACACCGCTCCTCGTGCAGGCCATAAAGTACACGATGGAGCTCGTGGGAAGGCCAGCAGGGAAGACGCGCCCACCGCGCCTGCCACTGGATGACGAAGACCGCGGGGCGGTCGAAAGGGCCTTCGAGCACTTCGCCGCGACCAGAACGGCTGGTTGA
- a CDS encoding proline racemase family protein, whose protein sequence is MLLEKMITAVDSHTEGMPTRVVTGGITTMPGETMFDKQLYMRNKLDHLRRMLVFEPRGHTVMVAAILVPPTDQEADLGVLFVDEMGYLPMCGHGTIGVCTVAVEVGLVEAKEPVTQIILDTPAGKVFARARLEGARVRSVEFQNVPAFLAERDVEVEVKGIGRLRLDIAYGGNFFAILPASSVGLSLEREFSREIVDLGMKIMASLERQVCVEHPSNPEIREVKHVLFTGEADVDDADAKNATVIYPGMLDRSPCGTGTSARMAQLFARGELGLGESFVHESIIGTLFTGRLVEEVRLGEGTPAVVPTIEGRAWIHGFQQLVVDPEDPFPAGFTLD, encoded by the coding sequence ATGCTCCTTGAAAAAATGATAACGGCGGTGGACTCCCACACGGAGGGGATGCCGACCCGAGTCGTTACGGGAGGTATCACCACCATGCCCGGTGAAACCATGTTCGACAAACAGCTGTACATGAGGAACAAACTGGACCATCTGCGAAGGATGCTCGTCTTCGAGCCGCGTGGACACACGGTCATGGTTGCGGCGATTCTTGTGCCGCCGACCGACCAGGAGGCGGACCTCGGCGTCCTGTTCGTGGACGAGATGGGGTATCTGCCGATGTGCGGTCACGGCACGATCGGGGTGTGCACCGTCGCCGTCGAGGTCGGTTTGGTAGAGGCGAAAGAGCCCGTCACGCAGATAATCCTCGACACGCCGGCGGGCAAAGTATTTGCCCGGGCTAGGCTCGAGGGCGCCCGGGTAAGGAGCGTTGAGTTCCAGAACGTCCCAGCCTTTCTGGCCGAGAGGGACGTCGAGGTGGAGGTCAAAGGCATCGGACGACTGAGGCTGGACATAGCGTATGGGGGGAACTTTTTCGCGATTCTCCCGGCCAGCTCCGTGGGCCTCTCCCTCGAGAGGGAATTCTCGCGGGAGATTGTTGATTTGGGGATGAAGATCATGGCGTCCCTGGAGCGGCAGGTATGCGTTGAACACCCTTCGAACCCCGAGATCCGCGAGGTCAAGCACGTCCTCTTCACCGGAGAGGCGGATGTGGATGACGCGGACGCCAAGAACGCGACGGTCATATACCCCGGCATGCTCGACCGCTCGCCTTGCGGGACCGGTACGAGTGCGCGGATGGCCCAGCTCTTTGCGCGCGGTGAGCTCGGCTTGGGAGAGAGCTTCGTGCACGAGAGCATTATCGGGACGTTGTTCACCGGCCGCCTTGTAGAGGAAGTGAGGCTGGGCGAGGGAACCCCAGCCGTGGTGCCGACAATAGAGGGGAGGGCCTGGATCCACGGCTTCCAGCAGCTCGTCGTGGACCCTGAGGATCCCTTCCCGGCAGGTTTCACACTCGACTAG
- a CDS encoding GntR family transcriptional regulator, which yields MVADGLREGILRGVLKAGQPLRQMEIAEQFGVSSIPVREALRQLEGEGLMVFYPRRGAVVSELSRDEVLEICEMREVLELLALRKAFPNLTEGDLQRAEEVLERADAQTDEELLGMWGEVNWEFHSALYRPANRPQLLGVIRNLHNRFDRYLRIHFSALDYRVKGQQEHWEILERCKRGDEGRALEELRRHILTVKEMLLEYLDGEAEEDDAP from the coding sequence ATGGTCGCCGACGGCCTGCGGGAGGGAATACTACGGGGGGTGCTGAAGGCGGGGCAACCGCTGAGGCAGATGGAGATCGCCGAGCAGTTTGGGGTGAGCAGCATCCCGGTGCGAGAAGCTTTGAGGCAGCTGGAGGGGGAGGGGCTCATGGTCTTCTATCCTCGGCGGGGGGCGGTCGTGTCCGAACTCTCGCGGGATGAGGTGCTGGAGATCTGCGAGATGCGCGAGGTTCTGGAGCTGCTGGCGCTCAGGAAGGCTTTCCCCAATCTCACCGAGGGGGACCTACAGCGGGCGGAGGAGGTTCTGGAGCGGGCAGACGCGCAGACCGACGAGGAGCTTCTCGGTATGTGGGGGGAGGTAAACTGGGAATTCCACTCCGCTTTGTACCGGCCAGCGAACAGGCCCCAGCTGCTCGGGGTTATCAGGAACTTGCACAACAGGTTCGACAGGTACCTGCGCATCCACTTCTCTGCGCTGGACTACAGGGTCAAGGGGCAGCAGGAGCACTGGGAGATCCTCGAGCGCTGCAAACGTGGGGACGAGGGGAGAGCCCTTGAGGAGCTACGCCGACACATCCTGACTGTAAAGGAGATGCTGCTCGAGTACCTGGACGGGGAGGCGGAGGAGGATGATGCTCCTTGA
- a CDS encoding metal-dependent hydrolase, whose translation MKVATHIVFGECCLFAASAVFDFHYETPSVLAAAVCSVLPDADYPKSWLGHQLGGVSEDLYRLFGHRSFLHSLLALLLVTAALGPLLWWLTGQPATMIAVGVGYGSHLFADMMTLGGVQLFWPSRAIAVFPGRDEYRVVSGGNSERAFVALALAFALLFYPVSRVGFDGLIYRLGGADTLYGEVTKVTDGDTMTVEVQGRSTPVRLIGVDTPETVAPEQPIGCYGPEASAYTERTLQGRLVRLEIPRVGDSEDAYGRTLAYVWLDTDGDGEYERLFNEDLIEQGYARTTTFSHTYRREFERAREEAEAKGVGLWGACPFPTTAP comes from the coding sequence ATGAAGGTGGCAACCCACATCGTCTTCGGCGAGTGCTGCCTCTTTGCTGCCAGTGCCGTCTTCGACTTCCACTACGAGACGCCCTCGGTCCTCGCGGCCGCGGTCTGCTCCGTCCTGCCCGACGCCGACTACCCCAAGAGCTGGCTCGGCCACCAGCTCGGCGGCGTCTCGGAGGACCTGTATCGCCTCTTCGGGCACAGGAGCTTCCTGCACTCCCTGCTCGCCCTGCTCCTCGTCACGGCTGCCCTCGGCCCGCTCCTGTGGTGGCTCACAGGCCAGCCAGCAACGATGATCGCAGTCGGGGTGGGCTACGGCTCCCACCTCTTCGCCGACATGATGACCCTCGGGGGCGTGCAGCTCTTCTGGCCCTCCCGCGCGATCGCCGTCTTCCCCGGCCGCGACGAGTACCGCGTCGTCTCGGGAGGCAACTCCGAGAGGGCCTTCGTCGCCCTTGCCCTCGCCTTCGCCCTGCTCTTCTACCCCGTCTCGCGGGTAGGCTTCGACGGCTTGATCTACCGCCTGGGCGGAGCAGACACCCTCTACGGAGAGGTCACCAAGGTCACGGACGGCGACACCATGACCGTGGAGGTCCAGGGCAGGAGCACCCCGGTAAGGCTCATAGGAGTGGACACCCCAGAGACCGTGGCCCCAGAACAACCCATCGGATGCTACGGGCCTGAGGCAAGCGCCTACACGGAGCGAACCCTCCAGGGCCGCCTCGTGCGGCTCGAGATCCCACGGGTAGGAGACTCCGAGGACGCCTACGGGCGCACCCTCGCCTACGTCTGGCTCGACACGGACGGCGACGGAGAGTACGAGCGCCTCTTCAACGAGGATCTCATAGAGCAGGGATATGCCCGCACCACCACCTTCTCCCACACCTACCGCCGCGAATTCGAGCGGGCCAGAGAAGAAGCCGAGGCCAAAGGCGTGGGGCTGTGGGGTGCGTGTCCTTTTCCGACTACGGCCCCATAA
- a CDS encoding MarR family transcriptional regulator: MTGDREGRGPAIERVLGALTVAGGPDGKGEYLAFCPAHNDRNTPNLRVREAEDGRVLLRCFAGCDQDEVLSALAERGIGTADLFAKNGSGRRGGAVATPRAVHACTLASYAEAKGLPVSFLRQIGVSDARYAGQHAVRIPYLAEDGTECATRFRIALERGPKGGDRFRWRKGSRPSLYGLWRIPHARETGYAFLVEGESDCHTLWYHGLPALGVPGASAWRNEWAERLEGVGKVYAVVEPDAGGEAFWERLAASPLRERLYRVELKSTKDTSELYLKDPEGFGERMDLARSRAASWLDLAESEERERAREAWAACEELAQDPDILERFAGELSSSGVAGEMRAAKLLYLALTSRLLEKPVSVAVKGPSSGGKTYLVERVLDFFPGSAYHVLTAMSERALAYSEEPIEHRFLVVYEAEGMAGEFATYLMRSLLSEGRLRYEMVERTSEGLRPRLIERQGPTGLIVTTTAVKLHPENETRLLSLTITDTREQTRDVLAALAEEEKGEPDLIPWLALQEWLGSAVHQATIPYAKDLARMVPPVAVRLRRDFGAVLNLIRAHAILHQASRERSAEGKVVATLDDYASVRRLVADLVSDGIEATVPKGVREAVHAVARLHAVRSEPATVAEVARELKLDRSAASRRVRAAKERGYLRDLEDNPRKPSRLVPGEALPEDLEILPQPDALKACKRAGETEGIETPLPSTDGGQADGGGGTPYPSGDGARLHAHGVAEAARVGRERFTL, from the coding sequence ATGACCGGGGACAGGGAGGGGCGAGGCCCGGCCATCGAACGTGTGCTCGGCGCGCTTACGGTCGCCGGAGGTCCCGACGGCAAGGGGGAGTACCTGGCGTTCTGCCCCGCGCACAACGACCGCAACACCCCCAACCTGCGCGTCCGCGAGGCAGAGGATGGTCGCGTGCTGCTCCGATGCTTCGCCGGCTGCGATCAAGATGAGGTGTTGTCCGCGCTCGCTGAGAGGGGCATTGGAACGGCGGATCTCTTTGCCAAGAACGGCAGTGGAAGGCGAGGAGGGGCTGTTGCCACTCCGAGAGCCGTGCACGCCTGCACGCTCGCGTCATACGCAGAGGCCAAGGGGTTGCCCGTGTCTTTCCTTCGGCAGATCGGCGTCTCCGACGCGCGCTACGCCGGTCAACACGCCGTGAGGATTCCGTACCTCGCAGAGGACGGCACCGAGTGTGCGACGCGGTTCAGGATCGCCCTGGAGAGAGGACCGAAGGGCGGCGACCGCTTCCGCTGGCGTAAGGGATCCAGGCCCTCCCTGTACGGCCTGTGGAGAATCCCGCACGCCCGGGAAACCGGGTATGCCTTCCTCGTCGAGGGCGAGAGCGACTGCCACACCCTCTGGTACCACGGTCTCCCTGCCCTCGGCGTCCCCGGAGCTTCCGCCTGGCGCAACGAGTGGGCCGAGCGGCTTGAAGGCGTCGGGAAGGTCTACGCCGTAGTCGAGCCGGACGCCGGCGGTGAAGCCTTCTGGGAACGACTCGCGGCCTCCCCTTTGCGCGAGAGGCTCTACCGCGTGGAGCTCAAGAGTACCAAGGATACCAGCGAGCTGTATCTCAAGGACCCGGAGGGCTTCGGGGAGAGGATGGATCTCGCCCGCTCGCGGGCCGCATCCTGGCTCGACCTGGCAGAGAGCGAGGAGCGGGAGAGGGCGCGTGAGGCGTGGGCTGCATGCGAGGAACTGGCGCAGGATCCAGACATCCTGGAACGCTTCGCCGGCGAACTCTCCAGTTCGGGCGTCGCCGGCGAGATGCGCGCGGCGAAGCTCCTCTACCTCGCCCTCACCAGCCGTCTGCTCGAGAAGCCCGTGAGCGTCGCCGTCAAGGGGCCGTCCTCCGGCGGAAAGACCTACCTCGTCGAGCGCGTCCTGGATTTCTTCCCCGGCTCGGCCTACCACGTCCTCACCGCCATGAGCGAGCGGGCGCTGGCGTACTCCGAGGAGCCCATCGAGCACCGCTTCCTCGTCGTCTACGAGGCCGAGGGAATGGCGGGCGAGTTCGCAACCTACCTCATGCGCTCGCTGCTCTCGGAAGGACGCCTCCGGTACGAGATGGTCGAGAGGACCTCGGAAGGGCTACGCCCACGCCTCATAGAGCGCCAGGGACCGACCGGCCTCATCGTCACCACCACCGCCGTGAAGCTCCATCCCGAGAACGAGACGCGACTGCTCTCCCTCACCATCACCGATACCCGGGAGCAGACCCGCGATGTGCTCGCAGCGCTCGCCGAAGAAGAGAAGGGCGAGCCCGACCTCATCCCCTGGCTCGCTCTCCAGGAATGGCTCGGTAGCGCTGTGCATCAGGCGACCATCCCTTACGCGAAGGACCTCGCCCGCATGGTCCCGCCCGTCGCCGTGAGGCTCCGCCGCGATTTCGGGGCGGTCCTCAACCTCATCCGGGCGCACGCCATCCTGCACCAGGCGAGCAGGGAGAGGAGCGCGGAGGGCAAGGTGGTGGCGACCCTCGACGACTACGCTAGCGTGCGCCGGTTGGTCGCCGATCTTGTGAGCGACGGTATCGAGGCGACCGTGCCAAAAGGCGTGCGCGAGGCGGTGCACGCGGTCGCGCGCCTGCACGCCGTGAGGTCCGAGCCGGCGACCGTCGCCGAGGTCGCCCGCGAACTCAAGCTCGACCGCTCTGCCGCCTCCCGCAGGGTCAGGGCGGCGAAGGAACGGGGTTATTTGCGGGATCTTGAAGACAACCCCCGCAAGCCATCCCGCCTTGTCCCCGGTGAGGCTCTACCGGAGGACCTGGAGATACTGCCCCAGCCAGATGCATTGAAAGCGTGCAAGCGTGCAGGCGAAACGGAGGGGATAGAGACCCCTCTGCCTTCAACTGATGGAGGTCAGGCCGACGGGGGAGGGGGGACCCCTTACCCCTCCGGAGACGGCGCACGCCTGCACGCACATGGAGTGGCCGAAGCGGCGAGGGTTGGACGGGAGAGGTTCACGCTCTGA
- a CDS encoding helix-turn-helix domain-containing protein: MRPEMAQKWGTYRQAEELSGLSRTTLWRLISAGEVEAAKVGRAVRINLHSLDAYMRRCSANGPGEL, from the coding sequence GTGAGGCCGGAGATGGCCCAAAAGTGGGGGACTTACAGGCAGGCTGAAGAGCTGTCGGGACTGTCGAGGACGACGCTTTGGCGGCTGATCAGCGCGGGCGAGGTGGAGGCGGCGAAGGTGGGCCGGGCGGTGAGGATCAACCTCCACAGCCTTGATGCCTATATGAGGCGTTGCTCGGCCAACGGTCCGGGCGAACTCTGA
- a CDS encoding thiamine pyrophosphate-binding protein — protein MRVCQAIGQVLADRGVEVFFGLVGSGNFTVVDALQKAGAKFYSARHECGAVMMADGYARASGKVGVCSTHQGPGFTNALTGLTEAAKNRTPLLLLAADTPPETLWSNFKIDQGAIAERAGAVAERVRSPETAAEDTARALRRTQVERRPVVLNIPINLAEMPCPDEPQMPDVPELEPPRPGERSVARAADLLETSERPVILAGRGAVLSGARKELEALAERVGALLATTAMGHGLFAGNPYCVGIAGGFSSPLAVELLSRVDLVLAFGASLNRWTVRHGRLFPPEARVVQVDLDEEAIGALHRVDAGVVGDAAASARDMVRELERRGVRKSGLRGEEMEREISARRWRDEPYEDEGTPESIDPRTLSIALDDLLPEERTVATDSGHFLGYPAMYLSVPDERGFVFPNAFQSVGLGLGSGIGAAIARPDRISVAAIGDGGALMALGELETAARYRLPMVVLIYNDAAYGAEVHHFGPMGHPVDSVRFPDTDFAALAGAAGATGITVRSPDDLAPLKEWLGRRDGPLVIDAKVNPDVRAEWLEEAFRAH, from the coding sequence ATGAGGGTCTGCCAAGCGATCGGTCAGGTGCTCGCCGACCGGGGTGTGGAGGTGTTCTTCGGGCTCGTCGGCAGCGGAAACTTCACCGTGGTGGACGCCCTGCAGAAGGCCGGGGCGAAATTCTACTCCGCGCGCCACGAGTGCGGAGCGGTGATGATGGCCGACGGGTACGCGAGAGCGAGCGGGAAGGTGGGCGTGTGCAGCACCCACCAGGGGCCGGGGTTCACGAACGCCCTGACCGGGCTGACGGAGGCCGCGAAGAACCGCACCCCTCTGCTGTTGCTCGCCGCCGACACGCCACCGGAGACCCTCTGGTCGAACTTCAAGATAGACCAGGGCGCAATAGCCGAGAGAGCCGGGGCCGTCGCCGAGCGGGTGCGCTCTCCCGAAACCGCCGCCGAAGACACCGCCCGCGCGTTGCGCCGAACGCAGGTCGAACGCCGCCCCGTGGTGCTCAACATCCCGATAAACCTCGCGGAGATGCCCTGTCCCGACGAGCCGCAGATGCCCGACGTGCCGGAGCTGGAGCCGCCGCGTCCGGGGGAGCGTTCGGTCGCCAGGGCCGCGGACCTGCTCGAAACTTCGGAGCGGCCCGTGATCCTGGCTGGCCGCGGGGCCGTTCTCTCCGGAGCGCGAAAGGAGCTGGAGGCGCTCGCGGAGAGGGTCGGGGCGCTTCTGGCGACGACCGCGATGGGTCACGGGCTGTTTGCCGGGAACCCGTACTGCGTGGGCATCGCGGGCGGCTTCTCTTCGCCGCTCGCCGTCGAGCTGCTCTCCCGCGTGGATCTCGTGCTCGCGTTCGGCGCCTCGCTCAACCGCTGGACCGTCCGCCACGGCAGGCTTTTCCCGCCCGAGGCGCGCGTCGTACAGGTGGATCTGGACGAGGAGGCGATCGGCGCTCTGCACCGGGTAGACGCCGGGGTCGTCGGCGACGCCGCGGCGAGCGCGAGGGATATGGTACGGGAGCTGGAGCGCCGCGGCGTGCGGAAGAGCGGCCTCCGCGGCGAGGAGATGGAGCGTGAGATCTCGGCCCGCCGCTGGCGCGATGAGCCCTACGAGGACGAGGGAACCCCCGAGTCCATAGACCCGCGCACGCTGAGCATCGCGCTCGACGACCTCTTGCCGGAGGAGCGCACGGTCGCCACCGACTCCGGGCACTTCCTGGGCTACCCGGCGATGTACCTGAGCGTCCCCGACGAGCGGGGCTTCGTGTTCCCGAACGCCTTCCAGTCGGTGGGGCTGGGGCTCGGCAGCGGCATCGGCGCGGCGATAGCCCGCCCGGACAGGATCTCCGTGGCCGCCATCGGGGACGGCGGCGCGCTCATGGCCCTGGGAGAGCTGGAGACGGCGGCGCGCTACCGGCTGCCGATGGTGGTTTTGATCTACAACGACGCCGCCTACGGCGCGGAGGTCCACCACTTCGGCCCGATGGGACACCCCGTGGACTCCGTGCGCTTCCCTGACACCGACTTCGCCGCCCTCGCCGGCGCGGCGGGAGCCACGGGCATCACCGTCCGCTCCCCCGACGACCTCGCGCCACTCAAGGAGTGGCTCGGCAGACGCGACGGGCCGCTCGTCATAGACGCCAAGGTCAACCCCGACGTGCGGGCCGAATGGCTCGAAGAAGCGTTCCGCGCACACTGA
- a CDS encoding cyclase family protein, whose protein sequence is MAQNPVSSLIGALADGSVEIVDLTQPLSEKTPVIKLPEQFEQTPRLKRHEISRYDERGPAWAWNWLELGEHTGTHLDAPIHWVTGREGLDVSRIPPSHLVGPAVVIDKSAESAEDPDYVLTVDEIRSFESEHGPLPEGGWLLLRTGWDARAHDEELFLNAASGRPQSPGFDAECARWLAEESPLVGVGVETVGIDAGAAAEFDPPFPVHYYLLGAGKYGVTQLANLASLPPTGALLVVAPLKLVDGTGSPVRAFALVPRG, encoded by the coding sequence ATGGCCCAGAACCCTGTTTCGTCGCTCATCGGGGCGCTGGCGGATGGCTCCGTGGAGATAGTGGACCTCACCCAGCCGCTCAGCGAGAAGACCCCGGTCATCAAGCTGCCCGAGCAGTTCGAGCAGACGCCGAGGTTGAAGAGGCACGAGATCAGCCGCTACGACGAGCGCGGCCCGGCGTGGGCGTGGAACTGGCTGGAGCTCGGGGAGCACACCGGCACCCACCTGGACGCCCCGATCCACTGGGTAACGGGCCGCGAAGGGCTCGACGTCTCCCGGATACCGCCGAGCCACCTCGTCGGACCGGCGGTCGTGATAGACAAGTCCGCCGAGAGCGCCGAAGACCCCGACTACGTGCTGACGGTGGATGAGATCCGGAGCTTCGAGTCGGAGCACGGCCCGCTCCCGGAGGGCGGGTGGCTGCTTTTGCGCACGGGCTGGGACGCCCGCGCCCACGACGAGGAGCTCTTCCTCAACGCCGCCTCGGGCAGGCCGCAGTCTCCCGGCTTCGATGCCGAATGCGCCCGCTGGCTCGCCGAGGAGTCGCCGCTCGTCGGCGTCGGGGTGGAGACGGTGGGCATAGACGCGGGCGCGGCGGCGGAGTTCGACCCGCCGTTCCCCGTCCACTACTACCTGCTCGGCGCGGGCAAGTACGGCGTAACCCAGCTCGCCAACCTCGCCTCCCTGCCGCCGACCGGTGCGCTGCTCGTCGTCGCCCCGCTCAAGCTCGTGGACGGAACCGGCAGCCCCGTGCGCGCCTTCGCCCTGGTGCCGCGCGGCTAG